A window of the Microbacterium sp. AZCO genome harbors these coding sequences:
- a CDS encoding Rv3654c family TadE-like protein: MPGSALAAGIVACAAALVVACGAATGAAVASQRLAGAADAAALAAADAASGAVQGVPCERASEVAAASGARVVACEVDELIATVSVSTGFGRLVAAATARAGPPP, from the coding sequence ATGCCGGGCTCTGCCCTCGCTGCCGGCATCGTGGCGTGCGCCGCCGCGCTCGTCGTCGCGTGCGGCGCCGCGACGGGTGCGGCCGTTGCGAGCCAACGTCTCGCCGGGGCCGCGGACGCCGCCGCGCTCGCCGCCGCGGACGCCGCATCCGGAGCCGTCCAGGGGGTTCCGTGCGAGCGCGCGTCCGAGGTCGCTGCGGCCTCGGGAGCCCGCGTCGTCGCCTGCGAGGTCGACGAGCTCATCGCGACGGTGAGCGTGTCGACGGGCTTCGGGCGGCTCGTGGCCGCGGCTACGGCTCGGGCCGGTCCACCGCCCTGA
- a CDS encoding TadE family type IV pilus minor pilin: protein MSRLRLGDDRGSVVAEFAVALPAVALVLLLGGGALAAGARHVRLQDAAADAARLIARDEPESAAAAVVARAVAGASAAVDRTGELVCVTASAPAGVVAITLTARSCALAGGL, encoded by the coding sequence ATGAGCCGGCTGCGGCTCGGCGACGATCGCGGGTCGGTCGTCGCCGAGTTCGCGGTCGCGCTCCCCGCCGTCGCGCTCGTCCTGCTCCTGGGCGGGGGAGCGCTCGCCGCGGGGGCGCGGCACGTGCGGTTGCAGGATGCCGCAGCCGACGCGGCGCGCCTCATCGCGCGCGACGAACCCGAGTCCGCGGCCGCCGCCGTGGTGGCCCGCGCCGTGGCGGGGGCATCCGCCGCCGTGGATCGTACGGGCGAGCTGGTCTGCGTGACCGCCTCGGCCCCGGCCGGCGTCGTCGCGATCACGCTCACAGCGCGATCGTGCGCGCTCGCGGGAGGACTCTGA
- a CDS encoding DUF4314 domain-containing protein has protein sequence MTDDQARSAEIAAEIGQRILAKQAAADLNPTDVGAHIALVSTSDPHTHLGLNATGVIESVDDAGTVHVAWDDGSTLGLIPGEDQWRQVHPRWYDAPMSEVTP, from the coding sequence GTGACTGACGACCAGGCACGTTCCGCCGAGATCGCGGCCGAGATCGGCCAGCGCATCCTCGCCAAGCAGGCGGCGGCTGATCTCAACCCGACCGACGTCGGCGCACACATCGCGCTCGTGTCGACCTCGGACCCCCACACCCACCTCGGGCTGAACGCCACGGGCGTCATCGAGTCCGTGGACGACGCCGGGACCGTCCACGTCGCCTGGGACGACGGCTCGACCCTCGGGTTGATCCCCGGCGAGGACCAGTGGCGTCAGGTTCACCCGCGCTGGTACGACGCCCCGATGTCGGAGGTGACCCCGTGA
- a CDS encoding bifunctional DNA primase/polymerase codes for MPKVGQKAAPPLPPERFHLVPLDNPAAPECLGAHPKDYDRALCDRPNAHGKIERGKHPIGAWQTDATDSAAKVSSWRKRGYNLAVACGPSGVGVLDEDMPGEVERFCRDNGVEMPETYRVRTGRGHHYYFAVPDGVRITNYNPFKAAGYDIDVRGAGGYVVAAGSVHATGVVYEAEDEDMPAADMPDWLVRFLTTPPVAHGGGARPAKPSLSELLAAPPVRGQELTNDWLTAVAGHLAARHRGDFETYASEVKRAAALVDPDYEDIAKVTDSVWKTDRTNHPGEGPLHSWDDVPPATLDESTLDPATNVRDILAGTEQFWAARPVLGHIRQAARARLVSPWAVLVGSVVRALAAVPPYVYLPPIIGGRASLNTFTCVVAPSGGGKDASGDVARDLLVIQADTQVQEDALGSGEGLTRAYAHRDRNGNLVMDYTNVLFTVSEIDNLTALSSRQGSTLMGSLRAGWTGGRLGFGYGDPTKKVILEPHSYRMCLVVLAQPGRAASLFGDADGGTPQRFIWIPGFGGLDVSNAQDIPPWPGEIEIGLPWRFEDEYLEPKVELTVPDVARDLIIQTRIEMVGSGATSLDGHALLARLKFAYGLALIDGRAEMNDEDWLLAGVVMQVSDRTRDWMQSEVEKSQRAEAAKRGQLRAAQDDAAQAEAERARTHRISGLVEKHLAAGPLAQGVLKRKLASRDKPFFDGVLDLLVRLGRVVPEEAAHGGTRYRLGGAK; via the coding sequence ATGCCGAAGGTCGGACAGAAGGCCGCGCCCCCGCTTCCGCCGGAGCGCTTCCACCTGGTGCCGCTGGACAACCCAGCAGCGCCAGAGTGCCTCGGCGCGCACCCGAAGGACTACGACCGGGCGCTCTGCGACCGGCCCAACGCCCACGGCAAGATCGAGCGCGGTAAGCACCCGATCGGCGCATGGCAGACCGACGCCACCGACAGCGCGGCCAAGGTGAGCAGCTGGCGCAAGCGCGGCTACAACCTCGCGGTGGCCTGCGGGCCCTCCGGGGTCGGCGTCCTCGACGAAGACATGCCCGGCGAGGTCGAACGGTTCTGCCGGGACAACGGCGTCGAGATGCCCGAGACGTACCGAGTCCGCACCGGCCGAGGGCACCACTACTACTTCGCAGTCCCGGACGGCGTGCGGATCACCAACTACAACCCGTTCAAGGCCGCGGGCTACGACATCGACGTGCGCGGCGCTGGCGGATACGTGGTCGCCGCTGGGTCGGTGCACGCGACCGGGGTTGTGTACGAAGCCGAAGACGAGGACATGCCCGCAGCCGACATGCCGGACTGGCTCGTCCGGTTCCTCACGACGCCACCGGTCGCGCACGGTGGCGGAGCTCGCCCGGCGAAGCCGTCGCTGTCCGAGCTGCTCGCGGCACCGCCTGTGCGCGGGCAGGAGCTGACGAACGACTGGCTCACGGCCGTCGCGGGTCACTTGGCCGCGCGTCACCGTGGCGACTTCGAGACATACGCCTCGGAGGTCAAGCGCGCGGCTGCTCTCGTGGATCCCGACTACGAGGACATCGCGAAGGTGACCGACTCGGTGTGGAAGACCGACCGGACGAACCACCCCGGTGAGGGTCCGCTGCACTCGTGGGACGACGTGCCCCCGGCCACGCTGGATGAGTCGACCCTGGATCCGGCCACGAACGTGCGCGACATCCTCGCCGGCACGGAGCAGTTCTGGGCGGCGCGGCCGGTCCTGGGCCACATCCGCCAGGCGGCACGCGCACGTCTCGTCTCGCCGTGGGCTGTGCTGGTCGGCTCGGTGGTCCGGGCGCTTGCCGCCGTGCCGCCGTACGTGTACCTGCCGCCGATCATCGGCGGTCGAGCGTCGCTGAACACCTTCACGTGCGTCGTCGCGCCGTCCGGTGGCGGCAAGGACGCCTCCGGAGACGTCGCCCGTGACCTTCTGGTGATCCAGGCGGATACGCAGGTGCAGGAGGATGCGCTCGGTTCAGGAGAGGGCCTCACGAGGGCGTACGCGCACCGCGACCGCAACGGCAACCTGGTGATGGATTACACCAACGTCCTGTTCACGGTCTCGGAGATCGACAACCTCACCGCGCTGAGCAGCAGACAGGGCTCCACGCTGATGGGGTCGCTGCGGGCGGGCTGGACCGGTGGCCGGCTCGGGTTCGGCTACGGCGACCCGACGAAGAAGGTCATCCTCGAGCCGCATTCGTACCGGATGTGCCTGGTGGTGTTGGCGCAGCCGGGCCGCGCGGCGTCGCTGTTCGGCGACGCGGACGGCGGGACGCCTCAGCGGTTCATCTGGATCCCCGGCTTCGGCGGACTGGACGTGAGCAACGCGCAGGACATCCCTCCGTGGCCGGGCGAGATCGAGATCGGTCTGCCGTGGCGCTTCGAGGACGAGTACCTCGAACCGAAGGTCGAGCTGACCGTGCCGGATGTAGCGCGCGACCTGATCATCCAGACCCGCATCGAGATGGTCGGCAGCGGGGCCACGTCGCTGGACGGCCACGCGCTACTCGCCCGCCTCAAGTTCGCCTACGGGCTGGCGCTGATCGACGGCCGCGCCGAGATGAACGATGAGGACTGGCTGCTCGCGGGGGTCGTGATGCAGGTGTCTGATCGAACCCGCGACTGGATGCAGTCCGAGGTGGAGAAGTCGCAGCGTGCCGAGGCGGCGAAGCGGGGCCAGCTGCGAGCCGCGCAGGACGACGCCGCACAGGCCGAGGCCGAACGGGCTCGCACGCACCGAATCTCCGGTCTGGTCGAGAAGCACCTCGCCGCCGGACCGCTGGCGCAGGGCGTCCTCAAGCGGAAGCTCGCCAGCCGCGACAAGCCGTTCTTCGACGGGGTTCTCGATCTGCTCGTGCGGCTCGGTCGCGTGGTCCCCGAGGAGGCCGCGCACGGCGGCACCCGCTACCGCCTCGGAGGTGCGAAGTGA
- the dcm gene encoding DNA (cytosine-5-)-methyltransferase: protein MTVKADSVAPVAPLGAEDSGEKLRVASFFAGIGGFDLGFENAGMETVWQCEKKDFCLDILAKHWPNVPRMEDITEVKPDDIPEADIWVGGFPCQDVSLARMGPRSGLRGKQSGLFYDFAKLIEARRPEVVVLENVAALLSSHDGRDFAIILRTLADIGYGVAWRVLDSRYFGVPQSRTRVFIVGSLRGADAAGSILFESERGDRDSEKSRSNGAKPVSPFAISVGDPQRGFVKKLAHCLYAESARHTGTDWSRNYVSYPDGRVRRLTPLETERLQGFPDDWTMPVKEIANVNTLDSARYHACGNAVSVPVVEWIGQRIVEQLGEQLIEARYAANSMAKSA, encoded by the coding sequence GTGACCGTGAAGGCCGATTCGGTGGCACCCGTTGCCCCCCTCGGGGCAGAGGACTCGGGCGAGAAGCTGCGTGTCGCGAGCTTCTTCGCCGGCATCGGGGGCTTCGATCTCGGGTTTGAGAACGCTGGCATGGAGACCGTCTGGCAGTGCGAGAAGAAGGACTTCTGCCTCGACATCCTGGCCAAGCATTGGCCGAACGTTCCGCGCATGGAAGACATTACGGAGGTAAAGCCGGATGACATCCCGGAAGCCGACATCTGGGTCGGAGGATTCCCCTGCCAAGACGTCAGCCTCGCTCGAATGGGTCCCCGGAGTGGGCTCCGAGGCAAGCAGTCAGGACTCTTCTACGACTTTGCCAAGCTCATTGAAGCGCGTCGCCCCGAAGTTGTCGTCCTCGAAAACGTTGCGGCACTCCTCTCTTCCCACGATGGACGAGATTTCGCAATCATCCTTCGGACGCTGGCCGACATCGGGTATGGCGTCGCATGGCGAGTTCTTGACAGTCGATACTTCGGCGTCCCCCAAAGCCGAACTCGAGTCTTCATTGTCGGATCTCTTAGAGGAGCAGACGCCGCCGGATCGATACTTTTTGAGTCCGAACGCGGCGACCGGGATTCTGAGAAGAGCCGATCGAATGGGGCGAAACCTGTTTCCCCCTTTGCGATCAGCGTTGGAGATCCTCAGCGGGGGTTCGTCAAGAAGCTCGCACACTGCCTCTACGCCGAGTCAGCCCGACACACCGGAACCGACTGGTCGCGAAACTACGTCTCCTACCCGGACGGACGAGTCCGCCGCCTGACGCCGCTGGAGACCGAGCGACTCCAGGGCTTCCCCGACGACTGGACCATGCCGGTCAAGGAGATTGCCAACGTCAACACCCTGGATTCTGCGCGCTACCACGCGTGCGGCAATGCGGTGTCCGTGCCTGTGGTCGAGTGGATCGGTCAGCGGATCGTCGAGCAGCTGGGCGAGCAGCTCATCGAGGCGCGTTACGCCGCGAACTCAATGGCCAAGTCGGCGTAG
- a CDS encoding HNH endonuclease, whose translation MHIGFRRSGGRGEYEVVGSHTGLSAMDLESWTFQLRWPDGIVRETDLWLDPGDSGKPRLRSLRSQAFQIGRQAASMLMLPEPRRNYDGTLSGLPVARHKGYVLTRLGFGPDTEFTGINDVVTIDPVFVDLDNQTDKETVGIRHRWARIEAVYASLDLLPTNVRSLVVQHRTFMASGDPVDARLGSIVRNLERALAGAIAGWVADTDPLPGLEALLGIVPLPGPSLPPPDEIGEEEPVVSARSAHEYRLAKIRGASGRKFSTEIRAAYGNRCAFCGAVYGGVASVRSGVDAAHILAWSKYDLDVVPNGISLCKLHHWAFDAALLLPYYEGSRRDIPTLRFTQLAVDNFSADTLAKLGMHKQTLRPEWFPSDPALWPSRTYLDRLYADLAIEFAA comes from the coding sequence GTGCACATCGGCTTTCGGCGCTCCGGCGGTCGCGGAGAGTATGAGGTGGTCGGGAGCCACACCGGTCTGTCGGCGATGGACCTCGAAAGCTGGACCTTCCAGCTGCGGTGGCCAGACGGCATCGTTCGTGAGACCGACCTGTGGCTCGATCCCGGTGACAGCGGCAAGCCGCGTCTCCGCTCACTCCGGTCGCAAGCGTTCCAGATCGGCCGTCAAGCTGCGTCGATGCTGATGCTCCCGGAGCCGCGACGGAACTACGACGGCACACTCAGCGGCTTACCCGTCGCGCGCCACAAGGGCTACGTCCTCACGCGGCTGGGGTTCGGCCCCGACACCGAGTTCACCGGGATCAACGATGTTGTCACGATCGACCCCGTGTTCGTAGACCTCGATAACCAGACGGATAAGGAAACGGTCGGCATTCGGCACCGCTGGGCACGTATCGAAGCCGTCTACGCGAGCCTTGACCTCTTGCCCACCAACGTGCGCTCGCTCGTAGTTCAGCACCGGACGTTCATGGCGAGCGGCGATCCTGTCGACGCCCGCCTCGGCTCCATCGTTCGGAACCTCGAAAGAGCACTCGCCGGGGCTATCGCCGGCTGGGTAGCAGACACGGACCCTCTCCCCGGGCTAGAGGCGCTATTGGGGATCGTGCCGCTTCCTGGTCCGTCACTTCCACCGCCCGACGAGATCGGCGAGGAAGAGCCGGTCGTGAGCGCGCGGTCCGCCCATGAATACCGCTTGGCGAAGATTCGCGGGGCGTCCGGCCGCAAGTTCAGCACCGAGATTCGCGCCGCCTATGGCAACCGGTGTGCGTTCTGCGGAGCTGTTTACGGCGGTGTGGCCTCGGTGCGCTCAGGGGTTGATGCCGCGCACATTTTGGCGTGGAGCAAGTACGACCTTGACGTGGTGCCGAATGGGATCAGCCTCTGCAAGCTTCACCACTGGGCGTTCGACGCGGCGCTCCTGCTCCCGTACTACGAGGGAAGCCGGCGTGACATTCCGACGTTGCGCTTTACCCAGCTCGCCGTAGACAACTTCTCGGCTGACACACTTGCGAAGCTCGGGATGCATAAACAGACACTTCGCCCCGAGTGGTTCCCGAGCGACCCGGCGCTGTGGCCGAGCCGGACCTACCTGGACCGGCTCTACGCCGACTTGGCCATTGAGTTCGCGGCGTAA
- a CDS encoding very short patch repair endonuclease: MAESWASTPHTRRSMQGNRSKNTGPELAVRSLLHARGLRYRTHLRPEPALRRTADVVFTRRKVAVFIDGCYWHGCPEHFVMPKSNLEYWPAKIERNRERDRDTDAALRAAGWTVLRYWEHEPPAVVADDIEKVVHGGQPFRVR; the protein is encoded by the coding sequence GTGGCGGAGTCCTGGGCTTCAACCCCTCACACTCGTCGGTCGATGCAAGGCAATCGGTCGAAGAACACCGGGCCGGAACTGGCGGTGCGGTCGCTGCTTCACGCCCGTGGCCTGCGGTACCGCACACATTTACGGCCGGAGCCGGCCCTCAGGCGGACAGCCGACGTTGTGTTCACTCGGCGCAAGGTCGCCGTGTTCATCGACGGGTGTTATTGGCACGGGTGCCCTGAGCACTTCGTCATGCCGAAGTCCAACCTGGAATACTGGCCAGCGAAGATCGAGCGTAACCGGGAGCGGGACCGCGACACCGATGCGGCGCTACGCGCGGCGGGTTGGACGGTTCTCCGCTACTGGGAGCACGAGCCACCCGCCGTCGTCGCAGACGACATCGAGAAGGTCGTGCACGGCGGGCAACCGTTCAGGGTGCGTTGA
- a CDS encoding terminase family protein, translated as MTGAPLDLSPAQRESIGRAFTPNSHGETAKVCIWDGAIRSGKTIASLFAFLMAAADPPPGGAVVVVGRTRDSIARNVFDVLMDPSIFGEFAASVQYTPGASTARVFGRTVHILGASDVRSEMVLRGLTVALAYVDELTLISETFWTQLLGRMSPPGARILATTNPDGPHHWAHRMIIKRVAELGYKRFHFMLPDNEWLMKSNPTYVAQLDREYTGLWRRRFLNGEWVQAEGAVFEEWDEARHVVKAEDVPPLDCVIGVAVDFGTQHPTRAYAVGMGPDWRIKPTPDLDAADIPRVLYTVAEFAPEQDMSPARQSARFRSWLAQVEREFGKPEWVFVDPAAKHFRSQLFEDGLTTWAAHNAKDGGIQTLNALMAVDRIAVSDACPALIEHVPGYLWDPKAAARGVDEPIKEDDDELDAWRYAVYSTRRFWRHQVSVAPAFDHAPGVRDDDEFADAA; from the coding sequence ATGACCGGTGCACCCCTCGACCTGTCGCCGGCACAGCGCGAGTCCATCGGCCGTGCGTTCACGCCGAACTCGCACGGCGAGACCGCGAAGGTATGTATCTGGGACGGCGCGATCCGTTCGGGCAAGACCATCGCGTCGCTGTTCGCGTTCCTCATGGCGGCGGCGGATCCGCCACCCGGCGGCGCGGTCGTCGTGGTGGGTCGGACGCGCGACAGCATCGCGCGCAACGTATTCGACGTCTTGATGGACCCGTCGATCTTCGGGGAGTTCGCGGCGTCCGTCCAGTACACACCGGGCGCGTCGACTGCTCGTGTCTTCGGCCGGACGGTGCACATCCTCGGGGCGTCGGATGTGCGCTCGGAGATGGTGCTCCGTGGCCTGACGGTCGCTCTCGCCTACGTGGATGAGTTGACGCTGATCAGCGAGACATTCTGGACGCAGCTGCTCGGCCGCATGTCGCCCCCCGGGGCGCGCATCCTCGCCACCACGAACCCGGACGGGCCGCACCACTGGGCGCACCGGATGATCATCAAGCGCGTCGCGGAACTGGGTTACAAGAGGTTCCACTTCATGCTCCCGGACAACGAGTGGCTGATGAAGTCGAATCCGACGTATGTCGCGCAGCTGGATCGCGAGTACACGGGACTTTGGCGTCGGAGGTTCCTCAACGGCGAATGGGTGCAGGCCGAAGGGGCGGTCTTCGAGGAGTGGGACGAGGCGCGCCACGTCGTGAAGGCGGAAGACGTGCCCCCGCTCGACTGCGTAATCGGCGTAGCGGTGGACTTCGGCACCCAGCACCCGACACGCGCCTATGCGGTCGGGATGGGCCCGGATTGGCGCATCAAGCCGACCCCTGACCTAGACGCAGCCGACATCCCTCGGGTGCTGTACACAGTGGCCGAGTTCGCCCCCGAGCAGGACATGTCGCCGGCTCGCCAGTCGGCACGCTTCCGCTCATGGCTGGCGCAGGTCGAGCGCGAGTTCGGCAAGCCCGAGTGGGTGTTCGTGGATCCGGCGGCTAAGCACTTCCGGAGTCAGCTGTTCGAGGACGGCCTGACAACCTGGGCCGCTCATAACGCGAAGGACGGCGGCATCCAGACCTTGAATGCGCTCATGGCGGTGGATCGGATCGCGGTCTCCGATGCCTGCCCGGCGCTCATCGAGCATGTGCCGGGCTACCTCTGGGACCCGAAGGCGGCTGCTCGCGGCGTCGATGAGCCGATCAAGGAGGACGACGACGAGCTCGACGCCTGGCGATATGCCGTGTACTCGACCCGGCGATTCTGGCGGCACCAGGTGAGTGTGGCTCCGGCGTTCGACCACGCGCCGGGCGTTCGTGACGACGACGAGTTCGCGGATGCCGCCTGA